DNA sequence from the Anaerobacillus alkaliphilus genome:
GCTGGTTCGCAATTCCACTAACATTACTTTGGATCGTTGGAATTACAAATGCGATTAACTTAATCGATGGATTAGATGGGTTAGCTGCTGGTGTATCTTCAATCGTACTTGCTACGTTAGCTGCCATTGCCTTTATGATGGGCAACATGTTCGTTGTTGCGTTAGCGTTAATCCTTATGGGAAGCACATTAGGATTTTTAATTTACAACTTCAATCCTGCAAAGATATTCATGGGTGATACAGGAGCCTTGTTCCTCGGATTTATGATCTCAGTCATATCTTTACTTGGATTTAAAAATGTTACGTTATTCTCGTTATTGGTTCCTGTTATCATCCTAGGTGTACCAATTTCAGACACGCTATTCGCGATTATTCGCCGACTTGTTAACAAAAAGCCACTATCTGCACCAGATAAGTCTCACTTGCACCACTGTTTACTACGCTTAGGCTACAGCCACCGTAAAACAGTACTTGTTATCTACGCAATGAGTTCATTATTCGGTTTAGCGGCAATCTTGCTAACGCAATCAACCTTATGGGGCGCATTTCTCATTGTCACGCTTTTGATTATTGGAATCGAGCTTATGGTTGAAATGATTGGACTAGTGAGCAATACCTACAAACCAATGCTTAACTTCCTAAGTCGCATTGGTGCAGTAAGAAAAATATAAATGTGAAAACCATTCTCTGGGGACGGAGGATGGTTTTTTTGTAATAAGAAAAGCGCAAGCCCCGTAAAGCAATGTTCTGACAGGAAAAAGTGCGGTTTTTTTATCTGGCAGTTTATTAACTCGAGGGGTTGGGAGGTGGAGCTAGACACTTCTTAAGTCGAAAATTATCTATCAAAAAAGGAGAGCCTTAGGCTCCCCCTTTTTTCGTCGTAATTTATTTCACTGTATACCCAAATAACTCAAACAAGAAGCTAGCTGGAACTTGTGAGTGACCGTTAACAACACTTACCTTGTTTTGTAATTTATGTGTTCGTCCGTTAACTACAGCTGTATCAGAACCAATTGTAAATTTTACAAATTGATTGTTCGCCTGCAATACAAATGCTCTTTCTTTCGCATTCCAATACACAGAACCACCTAATGCTTCTGTAACAGCGCGGGCTGATACTAGTGCTTCTCCGTTAGCTGATTTATTTACTGCTACTGGTAGCTTAATAGTTTTTTTACCAACAACAATTTCTTTACTAACATTTTTTACAGTTACTATTTTTGGTGCTACCTCTGGTGCTGAAATGACACGTACGTCTAGGCCATGAGGATCTGTTCCTTTAGTATTAATTGGAATAATTTCTTTTAGCTTCTTTTTTTCTACGTCAATGATTGCCAGACCTGGTGTATTACCAGCCATATTAT
Encoded proteins:
- a CDS encoding glycosyltransferase family 4 protein → MILLTFLLCFLTAVAVTPLVKNFAIKIGATDKPNHRKVHQKLMPRLGGLAIYIAFLAGFIFLQPQSPYLMPILLGSFVIIVTGFLDDMLELSAKWKLAGQILAAGIVVWGGVQVNFINLPFDGRLDLGWFAIPLTLLWIVGITNAINLIDGLDGLAAGVSSIVLATLAAIAFMMGNMFVVALALILMGSTLGFLIYNFNPAKIFMGDTGALFLGFMISVISLLGFKNVTLFSLLVPVIILGVPISDTLFAIIRRLVNKKPLSAPDKSHLHHCLLRLGYSHRKTVLVIYAMSSLFGLAAILLTQSTLWGAFLIVTLLIIGIELMVEMIGLVSNTYKPMLNFLSRIGAVRKI